ttattttctcacctttCATAACACACCTTTCCATGTTAATCTCTGTCCGTGTCAAAGAACAGAGCGTACACTGTAGACTTAGTGGTAGACTACAGGAAATGGTCCAGACATGTTGGTGAAAGAGTCTGGTTCCATACAGTTACGACAACCACATGTGGCCACGtttcaaaaacaaactgagcttCATGTTACAAGACTGTCAGAGTCGGTCATCTGTATACAAAATGAAGCCTCTGAGTTTACTTCAGACACGCTCGCACCGAGCCAGCTGTTGGCCAGTGAACACACATCTCAGCATTCCATACAAACACCATCATATTAAACTCCGCGTTTGGAATGTGCTGGGCTTCATTTTGGAAAGCGCTCTGTTGagagatgtctgtgtgtgttttggctgttGTCACCAAAGCCTGTCTTTGTGTATCAGGAGAAGCAGATGATGGTGTACGTGGAGCGCAGGGTCGCGGATGATGCTACGCTGTCAAAGGACGAGGCCTTCGGCTCCATACGCAATCAGCTGTGCACCTTCAGGGAGGGTGAGACTCCTGTGTGTCCAACTGCCTCTCACACAGTGAAGACACAAACATTAATACTGAACTAGTGAAATAAGCTTGACCAGTGAAGGAACAAGTGATAATATCCTTTACTCAGATAAAAATCATGATGCTACAATGTGAAATACGCTGAAAGTAAAAGTTATGTACACAGTTTTTCTTTGACCTACAATAACTATAATCATTGGTCACTTGGGGgacacagcactgacatgtCATCACTTTTTAAACTGATATGGTGAACTTGTCAGCTTATAACAGCAGTACTCAATACTTTATGAGCTTATAGTTTTACACGTAGAATCTGAATTTGCAACAGTAGGAAAAGCTGTAATAGGCTAAGATTGTATTGCCAGAAGTTCAGTGTGAAACGAAGTCtcacaaaaaaggaaatgctAAACGATTCGTGTACACCCtttattgaaataaatgtactttccactgctgctatttttcatttctgcagccaaaATTCAGTTTAGATTACATAAACAATAAAGAAAACGTGTCACAGTGGTCTTTTAGCTCAAAGGATGGAACAGAAAGATGCCTCTGGAGAGAGAACAAGTTTCTTCAAAAactatctctctgtcttctgGTGTATTTGATCTTTTTTGGGATGAATTACTGGCCACATATGGTGGCTGTTTTctcaaaaatgttcaaagttGGCCAAGTCATCATGAGCTCCCATGGAGGGCTTGAGGaaaattttctctcttttggcATCTGAAACAGGAGAACTGTGACTTATTTTTGAAATAagatatttattatatttttgtagGAGAtgtaatgacagtgtttttatcCACCTGCAGGTTATGATGATATCTCTGACTGCATAGACCTGATCATCTGTCTGGGTGGAGATGGAACTCTGCTCTACgcctcctctcttttccagGTAATCACACCTTAATTGGTTGATCACTGTGTTTACTAGATAAGATGAGTTTTCAGATGGTGACTTGTGTCCTGACGGGGCTGAGAAAGGTGAATCAGTgagactgtttttcttttctgcagggCAGCGTTCCTCCAGTTATGGCCTTTCACCTTGGTTCTCTAGGGTTTCTGACGCCCTTCAAGTTTGAGTCATACAAGACTGAAGTGGCCAAAGTATTTGAAGGTAGACTGCAGCTTTATATGAAATATCATCATCTATGTGTAGCTGTGTTAACCTGtacatctgcatgtgtgttttcaggaaaCGCAGCAATCACTCTGCGCAGTCGTCTGAAGGTGAAGGTGGTGAAGGACATGCTTCAGAGGACAGGCCAGCAGTCGTACAGCCGAGAGCCACcgcagcagcaacaggagcaCAACGGACTCCTTCCTCACGGACACACTAACAGTGAGGCCGGCAAGGTCACCCTGCAGCTACAGGTGAGGACAAAGGTCTCATCCTTCACTGAAGCTTTCAGTGCAGACCAGTGTAAAAAGATTTCAGTGCATTACAACAGCAGGAAGTTTTTGAGGGACTCTGGAACATTTCCTGCTTTTTGACCAAAGCAACCAGAGACAAACTTAATTCCTCTGCTGTAATCCCTGGTACCTGGTACCTGCTCTGAGGCCTCAGAACTGTTGGGGTGAAATTTGAGGTGCTGAATTTCTCAGTttggtcaaaaaacaaaatcatggCTGCTACATGCTGGTAGCACTAGGTGCCGCCAGACTCAATATTTGAATGAGAGTTGGACATTTCTTACTAAGTttgttattaaaaacaaaattatgttaaataatGAGTGTATGAGTAAACAAGATAAACTAAAGATaaacactgcagtcacacaCTAAAGGCTGATAGAAGCTGTGTTAGAAGAattgacaacattttttttgttcagagGTGATGACTTGAGAGCTGAAAGATTTGAAGTCAGTTAAAGTGTAAgcactgaaacatttaaatggCAGGTGAAATGTCAGTTGATGTGGTGAAAGTAACTGAATATTCATTTAGAAAGTAAGAAATGTTAAGtagtttaaaaatacatgaataaagaACATAAAGTTTTACTGTTGGGAGCACATTAATAACCTTTACTCATTGAGCAGATCATTCACTTTCTATCACACACTCTCCCCCTCCAGCTATGcatgtttcctttgcattcaTTCATCACATCCACTCGGACATTACAGTCTcacaacagtaaatacaaacaACAGTAGGATgactctgtggttttgtttcctgttgtatGAAAATTGTGTCTcaattgctgttgttttttgatCACTTATCAGATTAATTTCAGCCTGAGCCTAACTGTTctgctgtggaaacacaaacaagaatGTTTTAAGGGAACTTTTAGTTCCTCTGGCTCCATACTTCTTGTAATGTTTGGTCAAAAAGAACTGATGCGACTGTGTTTTGTCCTCTTTATTAACTCTGAATCATCACACCCTTCAAATGATGCAGTTAGTCCTCTAAAGATGATGGaggctgactgtgtgtgtgtgtgtgtgtgtgtgtgtgtgtgtgtgtgtgtgtgtgtgtgtgtcagtctcagtctcagtctcagtctcatgttttattttcattcctggtgtgtatctgtgtgtgtgtgtgtgtgtgtgtgtgtgtgtgtgtgtgtgtgtgtgtgtgtgtgtgtgtgtgtatgcacacagCTCAACAATTGAGAGCATCAGCTGAGTCGCCGTGGCAACAGTCATAATAAAGCCAATAAGGGAGAGGAAAGTCAGATGTTGTGAAGTTCTGTTGAGCCAGTTGCCATGGAGACCGTGTCGTCAACAGTGCAGTCAATATTTAATGAGCTCTGACGCTCTCGGTCTGACACACTCTGTAACTAAACAACATGCCACGCCGCTGcagtcacgcacacacacacacacacacacacacagagtggtgCAGTTTGTCATCTTCAGTgcagctctctcctctttcctctctcttcccagGGTTTCTTTTCGTCTCATCGATAAAAGACAGTGATGGATCTTTCTGGTCTCTGAACCAGAGTCTGACCTCACATTTCATCACGTCTGCTCTGTACAGCAGGATGTTTGCGTTGTGCTCAACTGACGTCAGTGCATCTGCCAGACATCATTCATCAGACATTTTGTGTGACTGACCAAAGTGTGGAACATGATTTGTATGCTGCCTGTCTGCACACCAGCATTTTCCTCTGCCTGTAGTTTCTTTGTGTAATGTGGGGTTGTATTGATCTGTAACTCTGGCTGATATATTACTTTTATTGAGTTGCTTTAATTCACTTTACTCTCATATTTACTGTCCATGAAAGGGgaattacattttgaatatTGTCCTTTGTTGCTTCAGTGAATATGGGGATATGTATCTGAATTTAGTTATTCACAGTGTTTCATGGCTGTCAAGTTATTCCTTGTCACACATTAAAGGTAGTATAGTTATTTTACCTTAAAAATCtttcaaaacagattttgttttcaataaTTGTGCTTATTTGTtagctggatgtctcaaaaaGTAAATTTAGGCTATGGACAAACGGGACAAACTGATTAGGTTTTGCTGCAGATTGCGCCATCGTGTGGGTATTTATGAAACTCTCATTTATATTCCTGTGTTTAGGAGTCTAATTGTATTACACTGTATATTCATGTATGCACGTCACAGCATTTGGCCTGTAGGTGGCACTGCAGTAACATTAGACTTATTTGTTTTAAGTCAGTAGTCATGAGTTAGATTTTGTTTGAACAAAGTCTTAATATTCCCAGACAGGATTTGGGTTTTCCACAAAATCACCATGATCATAAATCACACATGGGAGGACTTTGGTCATTAAGACACTACTGTGCTCTCCAGGGGTTTTCTAGTCTGAACTGTGGTCTTGTGTGTGTTACACAGGTGTTGAATGAGGTGGTGGTTGATCGAGGCCCGTCTTCTTACCTGTCTAACGTCGACCTGTATCTCGATGGACGACTCATCACCTCAGTGCAGGGAGACGGTAAGGACAGACATACACTTGTCCCCTGGAGACAGACTTTGCAAATGAATCAAATATGTTAAATTAATGTGGTGATCTTGCCCCCCTGTCCCGGTCCTCCAGGTGTGATTGTGTCCACACCTACAGGCAGCACAGCatatgcagctgcagcaggagccTCAATGATCCACCCCAACGTACCTGCCATCATGGTCACCCCCATCTGCCCACACTCGCTCTCCTTCAGGCCTATCGTTGTCCCTGCGGGGGTGGAGCTCATGGTATTATCTCACAGCACTCCCCTCATACACACTTGGCATAAGCCCACAGAGTTTTATCAACGTGTTCACGAATTGAAATAACAAAAAGGGTTGTTCTTAGTTATCAGGTGAACTGTCCATTGATCCCTGTTAATATTTGACTGCATCATGGTGCCGTGTGTGATCATTCTTCTGAGCAGTAGTTGTATTAAAGGCCCCTGTGACACTTTGGACACACTCTTGTGAACACAATAACTGCAAACATAGTAGAAACCTCTCTATCTACACTACTGGTACCCCGTATAGAGTAGATGACCTGATTTGATTTTACCTTGCTGCATAGATTTCTATATTAATGAGATGATTTTTATCTTGATAGGATTCTTGCTGACACTACTTGTCGAGGTGACAGTGTGAGAGTCGGCCAATggctttggtccagactgaaatacgTCAGCAACTGTGGGATGAgttgctgtgaaattttgtgCTGTACTTtttggtccccagaggatgaatctaaTGGACTTTCCCCCTAGTGCCACTTTtagatggattgtcatgaattTACATTGATAGATTTCCCTGTCAGCCCTCAAGATGAATTCTAAtcctttaacttttcatctggcgccatcatcaggtcaaaattttaatttgtccaacaCATGCAAAACTATACAGCCTCATCcgttctctgtgtttgttgctaATTAGTGAATGTTcgcatgctaacatgctaaagtAAGATGGTGCTCATGGATGATGTTACACCTGCCGAACATCAGCATTTTAGCATTGTCATAGAGACCATGCTAACATGGTGAAATTAGCTTTTAACTCAAAACACCTCTGtgcctcacagagcagctgccaTCTTGGAAACTGACcgtctgtcctcctctctcctgaaACAGATTACTCTGTCTCCAGATGCCAGAAACACTGCCTGGGTGTCATTTGATGGCAGGAAGAGACAGGAGATCCAGCATGGAGACTGGTAAAATCCATTCACTGTCATTATCTGTTGGCATTACCATCATTCAGATTTCTTTTTCCTCAATTTAGGATCCATTTGCGCTTTGTTTCTCTCCCAACAGCATCAAGATCACTACATCTTGCTACCCAGTGCCATCCATCTGTTGCCATGACCTGGTATACGACTGGTTCGAAAGCCTGGCTCAGTGTTTGCACTGGAATGTACGCAAGAGGCAGGCGCGACTGGCAGACGTCTCAGACTCATCAGACACCGAAAACTGAGTCAGCTGGTGCTTTTTACCGGAGTTAAAGACATTCAGTCGACACTTTCTACAGCAGCTGAGTGAGTGAGAACAAGGGCGGgtgggggtggagtgggggtCAGGTTGTTTCTGAGATGACCACATGGTCAGCCTGCAGACATTTTCATG
The DNA window shown above is from Lates calcarifer isolate ASB-BC8 linkage group LG4, TLL_Latcal_v3, whole genome shotgun sequence and carries:
- the nadkb gene encoding NAD kinase b — its product is MENSETSPSPGSLAVPDRGMTRPSGPPGQLSESARLSKHREHPSKSPRRRREGKRSQRRGDGQEQLLWEIERRRLPGQHEHLEPSGSTSDTAESSPKRRAHFLHGPYPATHFGPKACILPNPTSVMHIQDPASQRLTWNKPPVNVLVIRKIRDDSLVEPFKELCRFLVEEKQMMVYVERRVADDATLSKDEAFGSIRNQLCTFREGYDDISDCIDLIICLGGDGTLLYASSLFQGSVPPVMAFHLGSLGFLTPFKFESYKTEVAKVFEGNAAITLRSRLKVKVVKDMLQRTGQQSYSREPPQQQQEHNGLLPHGHTNSEAGKVTLQLQVLNEVVVDRGPSSYLSNVDLYLDGRLITSVQGDGVIVSTPTGSTAYAAAAGASMIHPNVPAIMVTPICPHSLSFRPIVVPAGVELMITLSPDARNTAWVSFDGRKRQEIQHGDCIKITTSCYPVPSICCHDLVYDWFESLAQCLHWNVRKRQARLADVSDSSDTEN